In one window of Nodosilinea sp. PGN35 DNA:
- a CDS encoding AraC family transcriptional regulator, with the protein MATLASSRKPALSRSTDAVQLTEADWSVLGEQAQRQGESLYQPLALGAQHNLPAVLGQGGDRIISLRHGLTLYIRNATLWRPLHFERCHNADFPLTATFYLSGSSRVRTRAEADVTPDYTEIAGCNYLYHLPNLTEVEEWPSDEVIRGVMICVPIDYFGPCIADATLSPPLARLLRGDRSQRFHQPLGQTTAAMNQVLQQILHAPYTGLTQQIYLESKALELLALQFSQWSDDAASRRKTQPLSASERDQLHAAKELLVQDLRELPLLGAIAQQVGLSEYRLKQGFQHLFGTTPFGYWQRHRLHLAQILLRESHLSIAGVATRVGYCNPEAFSTAFRRQFGISPKAYQLGKQP; encoded by the coding sequence ATGGCAACGTTGGCCAGCAGTAGAAAACCAGCCCTAAGCCGATCGACCGATGCGGTTCAGCTGACGGAGGCCGATTGGTCGGTACTGGGGGAACAGGCCCAGCGGCAGGGGGAATCGCTCTATCAACCGCTGGCCCTGGGGGCTCAGCACAATCTGCCAGCGGTTCTGGGGCAGGGGGGCGATCGCATCATTTCCCTGCGGCATGGGCTGACGCTCTACATTCGCAATGCCACGCTATGGCGACCTTTGCACTTTGAAAGATGCCACAATGCTGACTTTCCGCTGACGGCCACCTTTTACCTGTCGGGCTCTTCTAGAGTGAGAACCAGGGCTGAGGCAGATGTGACACCCGACTATACGGAAATCGCAGGCTGCAACTATCTCTACCACCTGCCCAATTTGACCGAGGTCGAAGAGTGGCCCTCGGATGAGGTCATTCGTGGGGTGATGATTTGCGTCCCAATCGACTATTTCGGCCCCTGTATCGCAGACGCAACCCTGAGCCCACCGCTTGCTCGCCTTTTGCGCGGGGATAGGTCTCAGCGATTTCATCAGCCCCTGGGGCAGACGACAGCCGCCATGAACCAGGTGTTGCAGCAGATTCTCCACGCCCCCTACACCGGCCTGACGCAGCAGATCTATCTGGAGAGCAAGGCGCTCGAACTGCTGGCGCTACAGTTTTCGCAGTGGTCAGACGACGCGGCATCGCGGCGAAAAACCCAGCCTCTGTCGGCCTCCGAACGGGATCAACTCCATGCCGCTAAGGAACTGCTGGTGCAAGACCTCAGGGAATTGCCCCTGTTGGGGGCGATCGCCCAGCAGGTTGGCCTCAGCGAGTACCGCCTCAAGCAGGGCTTTCAGCACCTGTTTGGCACCACCCCCTTCGGCTACTGGCAGCGCCATCGCCTGCACCTGGCCCAAATCCTGCTGCGGGAGTCGCACCTGTCGATCGCCGGGGTGGCCACCCGCGTCGGGTACTGCAATCCCGAGGCGTTCAGCACCGCCTTTCGCCGCCAGTTTGGCATCAGCCCCAAGGCGTACCAGCTGGGGAAACAGCCGTGA
- a CDS encoding energy transducer TonB, translating into MSLSDLCVQQHEHEQKKLKRLLLWGLLGSLGAHGAALSLSQFNLWQAATDELTPIELMVTDSLTEPPPDEPEVLPDPAQPAELSTQTSDPAAATASAPPRAAVVAPPAPVTPPVEPVAADIPEPPEDTQAESALEEPQPTAEDEPTPSEEEPEAVAEATPEVEPETVATEPADSRAERLSDLLQRLRDSRAESGTSTAAAPTESATAGGGTVPNAPAGESSGVAAAPSTTQGSGQGEGSRTVACQNCVRPSYPQSALAAGAEGQPMVSVDINPDGSVRSVTLTRSSGNPAIDQAAIQAARNSRFQPVAGGASVPIEYDLTIEGSRRNRDARRRGERQAVEVPTQPTPAAEAPETTPAAASSSPAPSTPGAEAPTTEATPATPAPAADTAAPEPAAAESDPAPAPGTESAPAPAPPSQSPPAEPEPAPAAPQPVAPPPSPAPPAAPSAPTAPPPAAAPPPAPAAPPAADEEG; encoded by the coding sequence ATGAGCCTTTCAGATCTCTGCGTACAGCAGCATGAGCACGAGCAAAAAAAGCTGAAGCGACTTCTGCTGTGGGGGCTGTTGGGTTCCCTCGGCGCGCACGGAGCGGCCCTCAGCCTGAGCCAGTTCAACCTCTGGCAGGCGGCCACCGATGAGCTGACGCCCATTGAGCTGATGGTCACCGACTCCCTCACCGAGCCGCCGCCCGACGAGCCCGAGGTCTTGCCCGACCCGGCCCAGCCCGCCGAACTCAGCACTCAAACCAGCGATCCGGCGGCGGCGACGGCCAGCGCCCCGCCCCGGGCAGCGGTGGTGGCCCCGCCTGCCCCGGTGACTCCCCCAGTTGAGCCAGTTGCCGCCGACATTCCAGAACCGCCAGAAGACACCCAGGCCGAATCGGCTCTGGAAGAACCCCAGCCCACCGCTGAAGACGAACCAACGCCCAGCGAAGAGGAACCCGAGGCGGTGGCGGAAGCAACCCCCGAGGTCGAACCAGAAACCGTAGCCACTGAGCCCGCTGACTCTCGAGCCGAGCGTCTGAGCGACCTGCTGCAGCGCCTGCGCGACTCCCGGGCGGAGTCTGGCACCAGCACCGCCGCCGCGCCCACTGAGTCGGCCACCGCTGGCGGCGGCACGGTTCCCAATGCGCCTGCGGGCGAGAGTTCTGGGGTGGCGGCGGCCCCCTCGACTACCCAGGGCAGCGGCCAGGGGGAGGGCTCGCGCACTGTCGCCTGTCAAAACTGCGTGCGCCCCAGCTATCCCCAGAGCGCTCTGGCGGCTGGAGCTGAGGGGCAGCCGATGGTAAGCGTCGATATCAACCCCGACGGCAGCGTGCGCAGCGTCACCCTAACCCGCTCCAGCGGCAACCCGGCCATCGACCAGGCCGCCATTCAGGCCGCCCGTAACTCTCGCTTTCAGCCGGTCGCAGGCGGAGCCAGCGTACCCATTGAGTACGACCTGACCATTGAGGGGTCGCGCCGCAACCGCGATGCGCGTCGCCGGGGCGAGCGCCAGGCCGTGGAAGTGCCCACCCAGCCTACCCCCGCCGCCGAAGCACCGGAGACCACTCCCGCCGCGGCCAGCTCCAGCCCCGCACCCTCTACACCTGGGGCTGAGGCACCCACGACTGAGGCGACGCCAGCCACCCCTGCCCCGGCTGCCGATACCGCTGCGCCAGAACCCGCTGCCGCAGAATCAGACCCCGCTCCTGCTCCGGGCACAGAATCTGCCCCAGCTCCGGCACCGCCCAGCCAGAGCCCCCCGGCAGAACCAGAGCCCGCCCCCGCCGCCCCGCAGCCGGTTGCTCCGCCCCCCAGCCCAGCTCCGCCTGCCGCCCCGTCGGCCCCTACCGCCCCGCCCCCGGCTGCCGCGCCGCCGCCTGCCCCTGCGGCTCCGCCCGCCGCTGATGAAGAAGGCTGA
- a CDS encoding MotA/TolQ/ExbB proton channel family protein, whose protein sequence is MGTMFAAGGIVMWPLLGFSILAIALIVERSIFWFRINRRQRPVMQDILRTYRQAPVDVYPKLRQNVNLPTARIFLEALEIDGASPQQFHLALASAMQAELPQLRRFSTVFATIISVAPLLGLLGTILGLIRSFAALQLGDLNTNTGAVTGGISEALVSTAAGLVVAIGTLLFANLFRGLYKRQLALIQEYGGQLEILYETHYGRQEQLREESLVR, encoded by the coding sequence ATGGGTACCATGTTTGCGGCGGGCGGCATCGTTATGTGGCCGCTGCTGGGGTTTTCAATTCTGGCGATCGCCCTGATTGTCGAGCGTTCAATCTTCTGGTTTCGCATCAACCGCCGCCAGCGCCCGGTAATGCAGGACATTCTGCGCACCTACCGGCAGGCCCCCGTGGATGTGTACCCCAAGCTGCGGCAGAACGTGAACCTGCCCACCGCCCGCATTTTTCTAGAGGCCCTGGAGATCGACGGGGCCAGCCCCCAGCAGTTTCACCTGGCCCTGGCCAGCGCCATGCAGGCAGAATTGCCCCAGCTGCGCCGCTTCAGCACCGTTTTTGCCACCATTATCAGCGTCGCCCCGCTGCTGGGGTTGCTGGGCACCATCCTGGGTCTGATCCGCTCCTTCGCCGCTCTGCAACTGGGCGATCTCAACACCAACACCGGAGCGGTGACCGGCGGTATTAGCGAAGCGCTGGTGTCTACGGCGGCGGGCCTGGTAGTGGCGATTGGCACTCTGCTGTTTGCCAACCTGTTTCGCGGCCTCTACAAACGCCAGCTGGCCCTCATTCAAGAGTACGGTGGCCAGCTGGAAATTTTGTACGAAACCCACTACGGACGGCAGGAGCAGCTCAGGGAAGAGTCCTTGGTGAGATAG
- a CDS encoding biopolymer transporter ExbD: MPYLPEEPEEDFELNIVPMIDVIFAILTFFIISSLFLTRSESLPVNLPKAASAELQERTRITVTVEESGEVALNQDAIALEDLQAGVRDLMGTAQETVVVINADEAVNHGRVIAVMDELREIEGATLGIATRQPE, translated from the coding sequence ATGCCCTACCTTCCCGAAGAGCCCGAAGAAGACTTTGAACTCAACATCGTGCCGATGATCGATGTAATCTTCGCGATTTTGACCTTTTTTATTATTTCAAGTCTGTTTCTCACTCGCTCAGAGTCGCTGCCGGTTAACTTGCCGAAGGCGGCCAGTGCTGAACTGCAAGAGCGGACTCGAATTACAGTGACGGTGGAAGAGTCGGGAGAGGTGGCCCTGAACCAGGATGCGATCGCCCTGGAAGACCTCCAGGCTGGCGTGCGCGACCTGATGGGCACCGCCCAGGAAACGGTGGTGGTAATCAACGCCGATGAAGCCGTCAACCACGGTCGCGTCATTGCCGTAATGGATGAGCTGCGCGAAATCGAAGGCGCGACGCTGGGAATCGCGACCCGACAGCCGGAGTAG
- a CDS encoding iron ABC transporter permease: MSAKTVFTPVQSPALLTLGLGAGGVILLGCLLGSILLGAADIAPATVWQAIFQFDGSTEHLIIRTVRLPRAVLAVVVGAALAVAGAITQGLTRNPLAAPDILGINVGAALAMVLAVFWRGSGSYVGFAFGGAAIAAITVYWLGSLGRSGLTPLKLVIAGAALSYLLSSLTTGILILSQRTLDEIRFWLAGSLAGQNMASMLPVLPYIAVGLGAALALGRQLTLMSLGEDVAQGLGLQTVWVKVGSAIAVVLLAGSAVALAGPIGFVGLVVPHVVRFIVGVDYRWILPYSIVFGGILLSVADLAARLVIRPQELPVGIMTAIVGAPFFIYLARSKIRR, encoded by the coding sequence ATGTCTGCTAAGACGGTGTTTACTCCGGTTCAATCGCCTGCCCTGCTGACGCTGGGGTTGGGGGCGGGTGGCGTCATTTTGCTGGGCTGCCTATTGGGCAGCATTTTGCTGGGGGCCGCCGACATTGCGCCAGCAACGGTGTGGCAGGCCATTTTTCAGTTCGATGGCTCGACGGAGCATTTGATCATTCGCACGGTGCGGCTGCCGAGGGCCGTTCTGGCGGTGGTGGTGGGGGCGGCGCTGGCGGTGGCGGGAGCCATCACCCAGGGGCTGACCCGCAACCCCCTGGCCGCGCCCGACATTTTGGGCATTAACGTAGGGGCGGCGCTGGCGATGGTGCTGGCGGTGTTTTGGCGAGGCAGCGGCAGCTACGTGGGGTTTGCTTTTGGCGGAGCGGCGATCGCCGCCATTACCGTCTACTGGCTTGGTTCCCTGGGCCGCAGTGGCCTGACGCCCCTCAAGCTAGTGATTGCGGGAGCCGCCCTGTCCTATCTGCTGAGTTCTCTCACAACGGGCATTCTCATCCTCAGCCAGCGCACCCTAGATGAAATTCGCTTTTGGCTGGCCGGGTCGCTGGCCGGGCAGAATATGGCCTCTATGCTGCCAGTTCTGCCCTACATTGCCGTCGGGTTAGGAGCTGCTTTGGCCCTAGGACGGCAGCTGACGCTAATGAGCCTGGGGGAAGATGTGGCCCAGGGTTTAGGGCTACAAACCGTCTGGGTGAAGGTGGGATCGGCGATCGCCGTTGTTCTGCTGGCGGGCAGCGCTGTGGCCCTGGCCGGCCCCATCGGTTTTGTCGGCCTGGTCGTGCCCCACGTGGTGCGTTTTATAGTCGGCGTTGACTACCGCTGGATTTTGCCCTACTCAATAGTTTTTGGCGGCATATTACTGTCGGTAGCCGACCTCGCCGCCCGCCTGGTAATTCGTCCCCAGGAGCTGCCCGTTGGCATTATGACGGCAATCGTCGGGGCACCGTTCTTTATCTATTTGGCCAGGTCGAAGATCAGGCGGTGA
- a CDS encoding iron ABC transporter permease: MSPTKPWISIRPRQLPVAFRVDRRVPAVLLALAAIALLSLVFNVSQGEYPVPPLEVVKTVLGFPASPDYAFVVNTLRLPRALVALLVGMGLATAGTILQGLTRNPLAAPEIIGINSGASLVAVALIVLFPQVAVGWLPMAAFLGGLGAAIAIYLLAWNGGSSPIRLILVGIGLTSLTGAFTSLMITFGNIYDVSQALVWLTGSVYGRSWEHLWPLLPWLGIFLPLTLVLARDLDTLNLGDSLAQGLGSRVEWTRSLLLLCTVALAGASVATAGTIGFVGLMAPHLGRQLVGPSHAGLLPVAALTGACIVELADLVGRLAFAPIELPCGVITAIIGAPYFLWLLYRSR; this comes from the coding sequence ATGTCCCCCACCAAACCCTGGATCTCCATCCGCCCTCGTCAACTCCCCGTTGCCTTCCGGGTCGATCGGCGGGTACCTGCGGTGCTGTTGGCGCTGGCGGCGATCGCCCTGCTGTCCCTGGTGTTTAACGTCAGTCAGGGAGAATATCCGGTGCCGCCGCTGGAGGTGGTCAAAACCGTTTTGGGCTTTCCGGCTAGCCCCGACTATGCCTTTGTGGTGAATACGTTGCGCTTGCCCCGCGCCCTGGTAGCGCTGCTGGTGGGCATGGGGTTGGCGACGGCGGGCACAATTTTGCAGGGGCTGACCCGCAATCCTTTGGCCGCCCCAGAGATTATCGGCATCAACTCGGGGGCGAGCCTGGTGGCGGTGGCGCTGATCGTTCTGTTCCCGCAGGTAGCGGTGGGCTGGCTGCCAATGGCCGCTTTTTTGGGCGGGCTGGGGGCGGCGATCGCCATCTACCTGCTGGCCTGGAACGGGGGCAGTTCTCCCATTCGCCTGATTCTCGTGGGTATTGGCCTCACCTCGCTGACCGGGGCCTTCACCAGTCTGATGATCACCTTCGGCAACATCTACGATGTCAGCCAGGCCCTGGTGTGGCTCACCGGCAGCGTCTACGGGCGCAGCTGGGAGCACCTCTGGCCGCTGCTGCCCTGGCTGGGAATTTTTCTGCCCCTGACCCTGGTGCTGGCGCGGGATTTAGACACACTGAATTTGGGTGACAGCCTGGCCCAGGGGCTGGGCAGCCGGGTGGAGTGGACACGCAGCTTGCTGCTGCTCTGTACCGTGGCGCTGGCGGGGGCGTCGGTGGCCACCGCAGGTACCATCGGTTTTGTGGGGCTGATGGCACCGCACCTGGGGCGACAGCTGGTGGGGCCATCCCACGCCGGGCTGCTGCCGGTAGCGGCGCTGACCGGAGCCTGCATTGTAGAACTGGCCGATTTGGTGGGGCGGCTGGCCTTTGCCCCGATTGAACTGCCCTGCGGGGTGATCACAGCAATAATTGGCGCGCCCTACTTTTTGTGGCTGCTGTACCGATCGCGCTAG
- a CDS encoding tetratricopeptide repeat protein — MIHDAQGLGVTTDSPQAAAAIDRFVDQALTYGCEAELAILKAVEADGDCAIAHAYAAAHYLSQENWAGRVSAKPHLKKALAGAAEVSRREQLYIHGIHAWGQGQIERAIACHTALVQDFPQDLLAVQQAQYHYFYRGDSQGLLNVALAAQPTPCHTPLHDSLVAFGLEQCHQFTQAEALGRRATELRRHNPWAHHAVAHVLDAQGRHREAVDWMTTYADTWDTCNSMLFTHNWWHVALSYLALGETAMVLRLYDSHVWGRAHQHTPKDQVGAIALLLRLELAGVEVGSRWRSLARPLRLRLDEQALPFQDLHYVYALARAGHTDAARTLIDNMTSHGHSLNKPNQYLWLKLAVPAAQGLVAHAQGDWERAIAHLRPVLPHLYRLGGSHTQQALFRAVYRHAVEQPGRLVMA; from the coding sequence ATGATTCACGATGCTCAGGGCCTTGGCGTTACCACCGACTCTCCCCAGGCCGCAGCGGCCATCGACCGGTTTGTCGACCAGGCGCTCACCTACGGCTGCGAAGCCGAATTGGCTATTCTCAAGGCGGTTGAGGCCGATGGCGACTGTGCGATCGCCCACGCCTACGCCGCTGCCCACTACCTCAGTCAGGAGAATTGGGCGGGCCGGGTGAGCGCCAAACCCCATCTTAAAAAGGCCCTGGCCGGGGCGGCTGAGGTCTCGCGCCGGGAGCAGCTCTACATCCACGGCATCCACGCCTGGGGGCAGGGCCAGATCGAGCGGGCGATCGCCTGCCACACCGCCCTGGTACAGGATTTTCCCCAAGACCTGCTGGCGGTGCAGCAGGCCCAGTACCACTACTTCTACCGGGGCGACAGCCAGGGGCTATTAAATGTAGCGCTGGCCGCTCAGCCTACCCCCTGCCACACCCCCCTGCACGACAGTCTGGTGGCCTTTGGCCTCGAGCAGTGCCACCAGTTCACCCAGGCCGAGGCCCTGGGACGGCGGGCGACGGAGCTGCGCCGCCACAACCCCTGGGCGCACCACGCCGTGGCCCACGTGCTCGACGCCCAGGGCCGCCACCGGGAGGCCGTGGACTGGATGACGACCTACGCCGACACCTGGGACACCTGCAACTCGATGCTCTTTACCCACAACTGGTGGCACGTGGCCCTGAGCTACCTGGCCCTGGGCGAAACGGCCATGGTGCTCAGGCTCTACGACAGCCACGTGTGGGGCCGCGCCCACCAGCACACCCCCAAAGACCAGGTGGGGGCGATCGCGCTGCTGCTGCGGCTGGAGCTGGCCGGGGTGGAGGTCGGGTCGCGCTGGCGATCGCTGGCTCGCCCCCTCCGGCTGCGGCTGGACGAACAGGCCCTCCCCTTTCAAGATTTGCACTACGTCTACGCCCTGGCCCGCGCGGGCCACACCGATGCCGCCCGCACCCTGATTGACAACATGACCAGCCATGGCCACAGCTTAAATAAGCCCAATCAGTACCTCTGGCTAAAGCTGGCGGTGCCTGCGGCCCAGGGGCTGGTGGCCCACGCCCAGGGGGATTGGGAGCGGGCGATCGCCCACCTGCGCCCGGTGCTGCCCCACCTCTATCGCCTCGGCGGCAGCCACACCCAGCAGGCGCTGTTTCGAGCGGTCTATCGCCACGCGGTGGAGCAGCCGGGGCGGTTGGTGATGGCGTAG
- a CDS encoding phosphate/phosphite/phosphonate ABC transporter substrate-binding protein produces MLAVSYLSPNLLWLYQSLGDSLGQRLGCSVAVVQGEFDPLDDPDLAGDRWDLLFICGLPLMRYGQSVPHQLRPLVAPVMDGARYGGQPVYLSDVVVRADSDLHTWDDLAQSVFCYNDRGSHSGYSRMGYELSQRGLDWGFFRQRVESGGHLRSLHHILMGQADCGAIDSTVLDQALRTDPALGQKLRIVTSLGPSPMPPIAVSQRLGQDVIFALQQALLQPDAALQKQLAQAGMLRFAAVDWASYGSVLAMYGESEGVGGGENFKF; encoded by the coding sequence ATGCTCGCCGTCTCCTACCTCTCCCCTAACCTGCTCTGGCTGTATCAATCCCTTGGGGACTCCCTGGGGCAACGCCTGGGCTGCTCGGTGGCTGTCGTGCAGGGGGAGTTTGATCCGCTGGACGATCCAGATCTGGCGGGCGATCGCTGGGATCTGCTCTTTATCTGCGGCCTGCCTCTGATGCGCTACGGGCAGAGCGTGCCCCACCAGCTGCGGCCTCTAGTGGCTCCGGTGATGGATGGGGCGCGCTACGGCGGACAGCCGGTGTACCTTTCAGATGTGGTGGTGCGGGCCGACAGCGACCTGCACACCTGGGACGACTTGGCCCAATCGGTGTTTTGCTACAACGATCGCGGTTCCCACAGCGGCTACAGCCGGATGGGCTACGAGCTGAGCCAGCGGGGGCTGGATTGGGGGTTCTTTCGGCAGCGGGTGGAGTCGGGCGGGCACCTGCGATCGCTGCACCACATCCTCATGGGGCAGGCCGACTGTGGGGCGATCGACAGCACCGTCCTCGACCAGGCCCTGCGGACCGACCCCGCCCTTGGTCAAAAACTGCGCATCGTCACCAGCCTCGGCCCCTCCCCCATGCCGCCCATCGCCGTCTCCCAGCGGCTGGGCCAGGACGTGATCTTCGCGTTGCAGCAGGCCCTCCTCCAGCCCGACGCCGCCCTGCAAAAGCAGCTTGCCCAGGCGGGGATGTTGCGGTTTGCAGCGGTGGACTGGGCTAGCTATGGGTCGGTGTTGGCGATGTATGGGGAGAGTGAGGGGGTGGGGGGTGGAGAGAATTTTAAGTTTTGA
- a CDS encoding TetR/AcrR family transcriptional regulator, translating to MVHRKRTREDILAAMIDRVHRKGLNGTGLTELLKLSGASSGSFYNYFASKDELGHALIDFDWQRLKSYLIDPASAQAEDPIAQLFWMIDALEAKHLSSDDCFGCFLGNLVVDLAEYAPDFREHLIQIFQQWEQAFSSRLVLAKARLRPGVDPQVLAAELLTLIQGVLLLGRLYQQQHQLKAGFDQVRRHLRSALTEAPDSGS from the coding sequence ATGGTTCATCGTAAACGCACCCGTGAAGACATCCTGGCGGCGATGATCGATCGCGTACACCGCAAAGGTCTCAACGGCACCGGCCTAACGGAGCTGCTGAAGTTGAGCGGGGCGTCCTCCGGCAGCTTTTACAACTACTTTGCCTCCAAGGATGAGCTGGGCCACGCCCTGATCGACTTTGACTGGCAGCGGCTGAAGAGCTATCTAATTGATCCGGCCTCGGCCCAGGCGGAGGATCCCATCGCCCAGCTATTCTGGATGATCGACGCCCTGGAGGCCAAACACCTGAGTAGCGACGACTGCTTTGGCTGCTTCCTCGGCAACCTGGTGGTAGATTTGGCCGAGTATGCCCCGGATTTTCGGGAGCATTTGATTCAGATTTTTCAGCAGTGGGAGCAGGCCTTTTCCAGTCGGCTGGTGCTGGCCAAGGCCCGGCTCAGGCCGGGGGTAGATCCCCAGGTGCTGGCGGCGGAGCTGTTGACGCTAATTCAGGGGGTGCTGCTGCTGGGGCGGCTCTACCAGCAGCAGCACCAGCTAAAGGCGGGGTTTGACCAGGTGCGCCGCCATCTGCGCAGCGCCCTGACAGAAGCCCCTGACTCCGGTTCATAG